The Mesorhizobium opportunistum WSM2075 DNA window TGTGGCCAATTCCGCCCGTGATGATCCGATGCGCGTATCTGCCTGAAAATTTCTTGGCGTAGGACCTGCTGTCAGGGTGGGGTGCGCCATTGGCATCGCCCTCAAGGGTGATGGTGGGCACCGTGATCACCGGGCTTTCGGCCAGCCGTTTTTCCAGGCCTTCATATTCCGGCTCGCCTCGAACCAGGCCGAGCCTCCAACGGTAATTGTGGATGACGATGCTGACGTGATCCGGGTTGTCGAGGCACGCAGCACTGCGATCGAACGTGGCGTCGTCAAAGTCCCACTTCGGCGAGGCGATCCGCCAGATAAGGTTTGCGAAATCGCGCCGGTACTGTTGATACCCGGCCCGGCCGCGCTCCGTCGTGAAATAGTACTGATACCACCATTGGAGTTCGGCCTTCGGCGGCAGCGGCATTCTGTTTGCTTCGAGACTGCCGATCAGATAACCGCTGACCGAAACGAGCGCATTGCAGCGCTCCGGCCAGAGCGCCGCGATGATGCAGGCTGTGCGTGCGCCCCAGTCATAGCCGGCGACGATCGCGTCGCCGATCTTCAGCGCATCCATCAATTTGATGACATCGACAGCCAGCACCGACTGCTGGCCGTTGCGGACCGTCTGACTGGAGAGAAAGTGCGTCGTGCCATGACCGCGCGAGTACGGAACGATCACGCGATAGCCCGCCATCGCCAACAAGGGAGCGACATCGACAAAGCTGTGGATGTCGTAAGGCCAGCCGTGAAGGAGGATAACGACGGGACCGTTGGATGGACCAGCTTCAGCGTAGCCAACGTTCAGCAAGCCGGCGTCGATTTGCCTGAGCGCAGCGAACGAGGCAGCCGTCGATCGTTCTGTCGTTGCTCCGCCCAGCTCTGAAACGCATTGTGCTTTAG harbors:
- a CDS encoding alpha/beta fold hydrolase, with amino-acid sequence MENTRPPGEIDRYRRAFVGVAAMGLAATQFTTVRTAKAQCVSELGGATTERSTAASFAALRQIDAGLLNVGYAEAGPSNGPVVILLHGWPYDIHSFVDVAPLLAMAGYRVIVPYSRGHGTTHFLSSQTVRNGQQSVLAVDVIKLMDALKIGDAIVAGYDWGARTACIIAALWPERCNALVSVSGYLIGSLEANRMPLPPKAELQWWYQYYFTTERGRAGYQQYRRDFANLIWRIASPKWDFDDATFDRSAACLDNPDHVSIVIHNYRWRLGLVRGEPEYEGLEKRLAESPVITVPTITLEGDANGAPHPDSRSYAKKFSGRYAHRIITGGIGHNLPQEAPQAFAQAVIDVGEY